Proteins encoded in a region of the Mesoflavibacter profundi genome:
- the bglX gene encoding beta-glucosidase BglX yields MNKKTINPLYTIVLFITIFSCNTSTNTSSTSSNNPFEAKVDSIIKLMTLEEKLGQLNLPSSGDITTGQAQSSNIAKKIEEGKVGGLFNIKTVEKIRAVQQIAVEKSRLGIPLIFGMDVIHGYKTTFPIPLGLSTSWDMPMIEKTARVAAQEASADGINWTFSPMVDVSRDPRWGRISEGNGEDAYLGSQIAKAMVKGYQQDNLSDNNTLMSCVKHFALYGASEAGRDYNTVDMSKIRMYNEYLPPYKAAIDQGVGSVMASFNEIDGIPATGNKWLLTDLLRTDWKFNGFVVSDYTGVSEMIDHGMGDLQQVSALALSAGTDMDMVSEGFLNTLKKSVEEHKISIAEIDLAVKRILTAKYQLGLFDDPYKYCNEERAKTEIFTKENKDFARKVSAESMVLLKNENETLPLKKSGTIALIGPLANTAVNMAGTWSVATDQEKSITVLDGLKSVIGDKANINYAKGSNVDYDLTLEQRGTMFGKDIPRDNKTDKQLLDEALAIANKSDVIVATLGEAAEYSGESSSRTNLDIPQSQKDLLNALLKTGKPVVLVLFTGRPLVLVEEDKNVPAILNVWFPGSEAGLAIADVLFGDINPSAKLTTTFPRHVGQIPLFYNHKNTGRPLGNTDGKFEKFRSNYLDVRNEPLYPFGYGLSYTTFKYSPIKLSKNNLNSTDTITVSVDVSNTGNYDGKEVVQLYIRDLIGTVTRPVKELKGFQKIFIKKGETVTVDFKISIEDLKFYNYDLDYIAEDGDFEIFVGTDSNTTRKAVITLTQ; encoded by the coding sequence ATGAATAAAAAAACAATTAATCCATTATATACTATAGTACTTTTTATTACAATTTTTAGTTGTAATACTAGCACTAACACATCATCAACAAGTTCAAATAATCCCTTTGAAGCTAAAGTAGATTCAATTATAAAATTAATGACTTTAGAAGAAAAATTAGGACAGTTAAACTTGCCTTCTTCAGGAGATATAACTACTGGTCAAGCCCAAAGCTCTAACATTGCTAAAAAAATAGAAGAAGGCAAAGTTGGTGGACTTTTTAACATTAAAACCGTAGAAAAAATTAGAGCTGTTCAACAAATAGCTGTAGAAAAAAGCAGACTAGGAATACCTTTAATTTTTGGTATGGATGTTATTCATGGTTATAAAACTACGTTTCCAATTCCGTTAGGATTATCTACATCTTGGGATATGCCTATGATTGAAAAAACTGCTAGAGTCGCAGCTCAAGAAGCTAGTGCAGATGGTATAAACTGGACATTCTCGCCAATGGTAGATGTATCTAGAGATCCGCGTTGGGGAAGAATTTCGGAAGGAAATGGTGAAGACGCTTATTTAGGCAGTCAAATTGCAAAAGCTATGGTAAAAGGTTACCAACAAGATAATCTTAGTGATAATAATACTTTAATGTCTTGTGTAAAACATTTTGCATTATATGGCGCTTCAGAAGCTGGTAGAGATTACAATACCGTAGACATGAGTAAAATTAGAATGTATAATGAATATCTTCCGCCTTACAAAGCAGCAATAGACCAAGGTGTTGGATCTGTAATGGCATCGTTTAACGAAATTGATGGTATTCCTGCAACTGGTAACAAATGGTTGCTTACAGACTTATTAAGAACCGATTGGAAATTTAATGGTTTTGTAGTATCAGACTATACAGGTGTAAGCGAAATGATAGACCATGGTATGGGCGATTTACAGCAAGTTTCGGCTTTAGCTTTAAGTGCTGGAACAGATATGGATATGGTTTCAGAAGGATTTTTAAACACATTAAAAAAATCTGTTGAAGAACATAAAATCTCTATCGCAGAAATTGATTTAGCTGTTAAACGCATTTTAACTGCAAAATACCAACTTGGTTTATTTGATGATCCTTACAAGTATTGTAATGAAGAACGAGCTAAAACAGAAATATTTACAAAAGAAAATAAAGATTTTGCTAGAAAAGTATCTGCAGAATCTATGGTTTTACTTAAAAACGAAAACGAAACTTTACCTTTAAAAAAATCTGGAACAATTGCCCTAATAGGTCCATTAGCCAATACTGCTGTAAATATGGCTGGTACTTGGAGTGTTGCAACAGATCAAGAAAAATCAATAACAGTTTTAGATGGATTAAAATCGGTAATTGGCGATAAAGCAAACATAAACTATGCTAAAGGTAGTAATGTGGATTATGATTTGACGTTAGAACAAAGAGGAACCATGTTTGGTAAAGACATACCAAGAGATAACAAAACAGATAAACAGCTTTTAGACGAAGCGTTAGCAATTGCTAATAAATCGGATGTTATTGTTGCTACTTTAGGAGAAGCAGCAGAATACAGTGGAGAAAGCAGTAGTAGAACAAATCTAGACATTCCACAATCACAAAAAGACTTATTAAACGCTTTACTAAAAACAGGAAAACCAGTAGTTTTAGTATTGTTTACAGGAAGACCGTTAGTTTTAGTTGAAGAAGACAAAAATGTTCCTGCAATATTAAACGTATGGTTTCCTGGTAGTGAAGCAGGATTAGCAATTGCAGATGTACTATTTGGAGACATTAATCCATCTGCAAAATTAACAACTACTTTCCCTAGACATGTTGGCCAAATTCCTCTTTTTTATAACCATAAAAATACAGGAAGACCTTTAGGTAATACAGATGGAAAATTTGAGAAATTTAGAAGTAATTATTTAGATGTGCGTAATGAGCCTTTATACCCATTTGGCTACGGTTTAAGTTACACAACGTTTAAATATAGCCCAATAAAACTTAGTAAAAACAACTTAAATTCAACAGACACAATTACTGTATCTGTAGACGTTAGTAATACAGGAAATTATGATGGTAAAGAAGTTGTACAATTATACATTAGAGACCTAATTGGTACAGTAACAAGGCCTGTAAAAGAATTAAAAGGGTTTCAAAAAATATTTATTAAAAAGGGGGAAACAGTAACTGTAGATTTTAAAATTTCAATTGAAGATTTAAAATTCTATAATTACGACTTAGACTATATTGCAGAAGATGGAGATTTTGAGATATTTGTAGGAACAGATTCTAATACAACTAGAAAAGCTGTAATTACATTAACTCAATAA
- a CDS encoding alpha/beta hydrolase, whose product MKHLTYLIFFISLFSFSQKKETYIYAIKGKDTLKLDIYKPRRVKKNQKLPVFVWMHGGGFSGGTRDNKYEKKLAKYVAKKQGYVSVSISYRLLRKGTKTGFGCNCSKQEKLETFKQAAIDYLDAVNYLITHSDKFNIDTSKIIAGGSSAGAEGVLNAVYMKPYFIEDLEPYNQIKFAGVMSCAGAMVDANYISDKNAIPTVMLHGTKDPLVPFDNAPHHFCKKDQPGYIFLDGSNVIANKLHQLNSSYYFKVINDAGHEIAGIPFKDLKKIFEFFNQTIIEQDIVQTKIFKTKK is encoded by the coding sequence ATGAAACACTTAACATATCTAATATTTTTTATTTCGTTGTTTTCTTTTTCTCAAAAAAAAGAAACTTATATCTATGCCATAAAAGGTAAAGACACATTAAAATTAGATATTTATAAACCAAGACGTGTAAAGAAAAACCAAAAACTTCCTGTTTTTGTTTGGATGCATGGTGGCGGATTTTCTGGAGGAACAAGAGATAATAAATATGAAAAAAAGCTAGCCAAATATGTTGCAAAAAAACAAGGCTATGTTAGTGTTTCCATTTCATATAGGTTATTAAGAAAGGGAACTAAAACAGGATTTGGCTGCAATTGTTCTAAACAAGAAAAACTAGAAACATTTAAACAAGCTGCAATAGATTATTTAGATGCAGTAAACTATTTAATAACGCATTCAGACAAATTTAATATAGACACTTCCAAAATTATTGCTGGAGGAAGTAGTGCTGGCGCAGAAGGTGTTTTAAATGCAGTTTACATGAAACCATATTTTATAGAAGATTTAGAACCATATAATCAAATAAAATTTGCTGGAGTAATGTCTTGTGCTGGCGCTATGGTAGATGCAAATTACATTTCAGATAAAAACGCAATTCCTACAGTTATGCTTCATGGAACAAAGGATCCATTAGTACCTTTTGACAATGCACCGCATCACTTTTGTAAAAAAGATCAGCCTGGTTATATATTTTTAGATGGCTCTAATGTTATAGCAAATAAATTACATCAATTAAATTCCTCGTATTATTTTAAAGTTATTAATGATGCAGGTCATGAAATAGCTGGTATACCTTTTAAAGATTTAAAAAAAATATTCGAATTTTTTAATCAAACCATAATCGAGCAAGACATTGTTCAAACCAAAATTTTTAAAACAAAAAAATAA
- a CDS encoding family 43 glycosylhydrolase: MKFLYFILTTLLILQSCVNNKIPETKSSVKNVIDTTQTYINPLDIDYTYMVYNSARNQSYRSGADPAVIEFKGEYYMFVTRSFGYWHSTDLVNWKFIKPQQWFFEGSNAPTAFNYKDSLVYFAGDPAGYGSILYTDDPKKGLWTPTASISNNIQDSELFIDDDGKSYLYWGSSNVHPIRVKMLNKDDRFLETGDREELINLDEEKHGWERFGENNFHPTLKEGYMEGASMTKHNGKYYLQYAAPGTQFNVYADGVYVGDSPLGPFTYMKNNPMSFKPGGFTNGAGHGITVKQTNGQYWHFATMALASNAQWERRLCMFPTYFDEDGLMYSNTSYGDYPRYGANHPSKAGQHNGWMLLSYKGNVTVSSSLQQIMKFTSNDDEVEVKEIPTEKNSEGQITSKVLTDENPKTFWVAEANDDKQWITIELLNEGTVHAIQLNYHDHESGIYTRVEGLKHQFTIETSVDGKNWKTVVDRSKSDIDAPNAYLVLDEPVKAKFVRYNNIKVPGNNFAMSEVRVFGLGLGEAPKKVANIKISREKDRRDISFSWDKVEGAQGYNIRWGIAPDKLYQSWQVYDTNSHFMRCLDRDTPYYFTIEAFNQNGISELSEIQYIE, from the coding sequence ATGAAATTCTTATATTTTATTTTAACCACATTACTAATATTACAATCATGTGTTAATAATAAAATTCCTGAAACAAAATCTTCTGTAAAAAACGTAATTGATACCACACAAACCTACATCAATCCGCTAGACATCGATTATACCTATATGGTTTATAATTCTGCCAGAAATCAATCGTATCGTTCTGGTGCAGATCCAGCTGTAATTGAGTTTAAAGGCGAATATTATATGTTCGTCACACGATCTTTTGGGTATTGGCATTCCACAGATTTAGTTAACTGGAAATTCATCAAACCACAACAATGGTTTTTTGAAGGTAGCAACGCACCAACAGCGTTCAACTACAAAGATTCTTTAGTTTATTTTGCTGGCGATCCGGCAGGTTACGGAAGTATTTTATATACCGACGATCCTAAAAAAGGGTTATGGACACCAACTGCTTCCATTTCAAATAACATTCAAGATTCCGAATTATTTATTGATGACGATGGTAAGTCGTATTTGTATTGGGGAAGTTCTAACGTGCATCCTATTCGCGTAAAAATGCTGAATAAAGACGACCGTTTTTTAGAAACTGGCGATAGAGAAGAGTTGATAAATTTAGATGAAGAAAAGCACGGTTGGGAACGTTTTGGCGAAAACAACTTTCATCCAACTTTAAAAGAAGGTTATATGGAAGGCGCGTCAATGACCAAACACAATGGAAAGTACTATTTACAATATGCAGCGCCAGGCACACAATTTAATGTCTATGCAGATGGTGTGTATGTTGGCGATTCGCCACTTGGACCTTTCACCTATATGAAAAATAATCCAATGAGTTTTAAACCTGGCGGATTTACCAATGGTGCAGGACACGGTATTACAGTAAAACAAACCAACGGTCAATACTGGCATTTTGCGACAATGGCATTGGCATCTAACGCACAATGGGAACGTCGTTTATGTATGTTTCCTACCTATTTTGACGAAGATGGTTTAATGTACAGCAACACATCGTACGGCGATTATCCTCGTTATGGTGCTAATCATCCATCAAAAGCTGGACAACATAATGGCTGGATGTTATTATCGTATAAAGGCAATGTAACTGTATCGTCTTCACTTCAACAAATCATGAAATTTACGTCTAATGATGATGAAGTTGAAGTCAAAGAAATCCCAACAGAAAAAAATTCTGAAGGACAAATAACTTCAAAAGTTTTAACCGACGAAAACCCTAAAACCTTTTGGGTTGCCGAAGCTAACGACGATAAACAATGGATCACAATCGAATTGTTAAATGAAGGAACCGTACACGCCATTCAGTTAAATTATCACGATCACGAATCAGGAATTTACACACGTGTTGAAGGTTTAAAACATCAATTTACTATTGAAACTTCAGTAGATGGTAAAAACTGGAAAACGGTTGTAGATAGAAGTAAATCTGATATTGATGCACCAAACGCTTACCTAGTTTTAGATGAACCTGTAAAAGCAAAATTCGTTAGATATAACAATATAAAAGTACCAGGAAATAACTTCGCCATGTCCGAAGTTAGAGTTTTTGGTTTAGGCTTAGGTGAAGCACCAAAAAAGGTCGCTAACATTAAAATTAGTCGTGAAAAAGACCGTAGAGACATTTCATTTTCTTGGGATAAAGTTGAAGGCGCACAAGGTTATAACATACGTTGGGGAATTGCACCAGACAAATTGTACCAATCTTGGCAAGTTTACGATACTAATTCACACTTTATGCGCTGCTTAGATAGAGATACGCCGTATTATTTTACCATTGAAGCTTTTAATCAAAATGGAATTTCGGAACTTAGTGAAATACAATATATCGAGTAA
- a CDS encoding endonuclease/exonuclease/phosphatase family protein — protein sequence MKYLFLILFSISTLSLAQDYTAMTYNIKLDFPKEGENSWQNRKPFFINQIKFYEPDVLGVQEAMPNQMKDMDSLLTDYSYIGVGRDDGKNKGEFSAIFYKNKELKVLQSSTFWLSQTPDKVSIGWDAVCNRVCTYALFQHKKTKETFWVFNTHFDHVGEVAREKSAALILKKINTLNTKNYPVLLMGDFNLEPKSSPILSIKEKLNDSNSVAKLVFGPTGTYNGFNFNIAVKTRIDYVFVSKSSILVKKYAVLSDNWETKYPSDHLPVYINFKLTKTK from the coding sequence ATGAAATATCTTTTTCTTATCCTATTTTCAATTTCAACATTAAGTCTTGCTCAAGATTACACTGCAATGACTTATAATATTAAATTAGATTTTCCAAAAGAAGGCGAAAACAGTTGGCAAAACCGTAAGCCTTTTTTTATTAATCAAATCAAGTTTTACGAGCCTGATGTTTTAGGTGTACAAGAAGCTATGCCAAACCAGATGAAAGATATGGATAGCTTATTAACAGATTACAGTTATATTGGTGTTGGTCGTGATGATGGTAAAAATAAAGGTGAATTTTCAGCAATTTTTTATAAAAATAAAGAGTTAAAAGTACTTCAATCGTCAACTTTTTGGTTGTCCCAAACTCCAGACAAAGTAAGTATAGGTTGGGATGCAGTTTGTAATCGTGTTTGTACTTATGCTTTATTTCAACATAAAAAAACAAAAGAAACATTTTGGGTATTTAACACGCATTTTGATCATGTAGGTGAAGTTGCTAGAGAAAAAAGTGCGGCGTTAATTCTAAAAAAAATAAACACATTAAACACAAAAAACTATCCGGTTTTATTAATGGGCGATTTTAATTTAGAGCCAAAAAGCAGTCCTATTTTATCGATTAAAGAAAAATTAAATGATAGTAATTCTGTTGCCAAATTAGTTTTTGGTCCAACAGGAACATACAATGGTTTTAATTTTAATATCGCAGTAAAAACAAGAATTGATTATGTATTTGTATCAAAATCATCTATTTTAGTCAAAAAATATGCAGTTTTAAGTGATAATTGGGAAACAAAATATCCATCAGATCACTTACCTGTTTATATCAATTTTAAACTAACTAAAACTAAATAA
- a CDS encoding solute:sodium symporter family transporter, whose protein sequence is MIGIISFVGFTALVAVISYFATIKTNENTSDGYFLGGRSLTAGVIAGSLLLTNLSTEQIVGLNGSAYKDGLSVMAWETLAAIAMVVTAIFLLPRYLKGGLTTVPQFLAKRFDVTTKTITSGLFLTGYVVVLLPVILYSGSVAISGMFDIPTLLGVSDQSAIVICIWGIGLIGSVYAVFGGLKAVAVSDSINAIGLLIGGILIPVFGLIALGEGDFFTGLDALVNTHPERFDSTGESWQEVPFVTIFTGMMLVQLFYWGTNQQIIQRALGAKNLAEGQKGLLLASFLKILGPIILVIPGMIAYQYFDGNLASSDLAYPELVRAVLPKPLIGFFAAVLFGAILSSFNSVLNSSVTLFGIDIYKQHINPQAPEKTIVKYGKIFGVCLAIAAMFIAPLIANAGSLFNYLQQINGIYSIPIFTIIVVGYLTKRVPAIAAKIGIISGSVLYIISQFWIGPSRVEAALEKAKATGITDPQALRVVEADAYPHFLHIMAILFIANVIIMLIIGKIKPRETPFVLEYTKQVSIEPYKYVKQFGLVICAIVIAIYILFAK, encoded by the coding sequence ATGATTGGAATAATCTCCTTTGTAGGATTTACAGCGTTGGTTGCTGTAATTTCTTACTTTGCTACAATTAAAACCAACGAAAATACATCCGATGGTTATTTTTTAGGTGGACGAAGTCTTACTGCTGGCGTTATTGCAGGATCATTACTTTTAACTAACCTATCTACAGAGCAAATAGTAGGTTTAAATGGTAGTGCTTATAAAGACGGACTATCTGTAATGGCTTGGGAAACATTAGCTGCAATTGCAATGGTAGTAACTGCTATATTTTTATTACCAAGATATTTAAAAGGTGGACTAACTACTGTACCACAATTTTTGGCAAAACGATTTGATGTCACTACAAAAACAATAACTTCTGGTTTATTTTTAACTGGTTATGTAGTAGTACTATTACCGGTAATTTTATATTCTGGATCTGTAGCAATTAGTGGTATGTTTGATATTCCAACACTATTAGGTGTTTCAGATCAATCTGCAATTGTAATTTGTATTTGGGGAATTGGATTAATTGGATCTGTGTATGCGGTTTTTGGAGGATTAAAAGCTGTAGCTGTTTCAGATTCTATAAATGCAATTGGTTTATTAATTGGTGGTATTTTAATTCCTGTTTTTGGTTTAATAGCTTTAGGCGAAGGTGACTTTTTCACTGGATTAGATGCTCTTGTAAATACTCATCCAGAACGTTTTGACTCTACTGGCGAAAGCTGGCAAGAAGTACCGTTTGTAACAATTTTTACAGGAATGATGCTTGTTCAGTTATTTTATTGGGGAACAAACCAACAAATTATACAACGTGCTTTAGGTGCTAAAAACTTAGCTGAAGGACAAAAAGGTTTATTATTAGCTTCGTTTTTAAAAATATTAGGACCAATTATTCTTGTTATACCAGGTATGATTGCCTATCAATATTTTGATGGAAATCTAGCTTCTAGTGATTTAGCTTATCCAGAATTAGTAAGAGCTGTATTACCAAAACCACTAATTGGTTTTTTTGCAGCAGTTTTATTTGGGGCAATCTTAAGCTCGTTTAATAGTGTTTTAAATAGCTCGGTTACTTTATTTGGAATTGATATTTACAAACAACACATAAATCCACAAGCTCCGGAAAAAACCATAGTTAAATACGGAAAAATATTTGGTGTTTGTCTAGCTATAGCTGCAATGTTTATCGCACCATTAATTGCTAATGCTGGAAGTTTATTTAATTATTTACAGCAAATAAATGGTATTTATAGTATTCCAATTTTTACTATTATAGTTGTTGGTTACTTAACAAAACGTGTTCCTGCAATTGCTGCAAAAATTGGGATTATTTCTGGTTCGGTCTTATATATTATAAGTCAGTTTTGGATTGGACCAAGTCGTGTAGAAGCTGCATTAGAAAAAGCTAAAGCTACAGGCATTACAGATCCACAAGCCTTAAGAGTTGTTGAAGCAGATGCTTATCCTCATTTTTTACATATTATGGCAATTTTATTTATCGCCAACGTGATAATAATGTTAATTATAGGAAAAATAAAACCAAGAGAAACTCCTTTTGTTTTAGAATATACTAAACAAGTGTCTATAGAGCCTTATAAATATGTAAAACAATTTGGGCTAGTAATATGCGCAATTGTAATTGCTATTTACATTTTATTTGCTAAATAA
- a CDS encoding single-stranded DNA-binding protein produces the protein MNALKNKVQLIGRLGQDPEIVTFNDGNKMAKFSLATDDSYKDKNGNKVERAYWHNIVVKNGLVKVVEEYVTKGQEIAIEGKLTNRVWEDKDGNKRYVTEVVCNELLMLSK, from the coding sequence ATGAACGCATTAAAAAACAAAGTACAGTTGATTGGTAGATTAGGACAAGATCCAGAAATTGTAACCTTTAACGACGGAAACAAAATGGCTAAATTTAGTCTTGCAACAGACGATAGCTACAAAGACAAAAATGGCAACAAAGTAGAACGTGCGTATTGGCACAATATAGTTGTTAAAAATGGTTTAGTAAAAGTAGTTGAAGAATATGTAACTAAAGGTCAAGAAATTGCTATAGAAGGTAAATTAACCAATCGTGTTTGGGAAGATAAAGATGGAAATAAACGTTATGTTACAGAAGTAGTATGTAACGAGTTGTTGATGCTTAGTAAATAG
- a CDS encoding fused MFS/spermidine synthase, translating to MKRLLSYLYPITKKIKSKYSDTLEITWYNGKKHLNTKNANYSYGSLQLILKVGLKQINLKTVENILVLGLGGGSVIETLRKDFNYKKQIYGVDIDPVIIDLAKEEFSLKTDQNLKIICQDAVDFLDETHLNFDLIIIDIFIDTEVPNFVLEEHFWTAILKTASAKHQIIFNAALHQNNDQKLASIISILNQNKYKTETLNKLNGTNTLLIAQRNHL from the coding sequence ATGAAAAGACTTTTAAGCTACCTCTACCCGATTACTAAAAAAATAAAATCTAAGTATAGCGATACTTTAGAAATTACTTGGTACAACGGAAAAAAGCATTTAAACACTAAAAATGCTAACTATTCTTACGGTAGTTTACAGCTCATTTTAAAGGTTGGATTAAAGCAAATCAACCTAAAAACCGTAGAGAATATTTTGGTTTTAGGTCTTGGTGGCGGAAGTGTTATAGAAACATTACGAAAAGATTTCAACTATAAAAAACAGATTTACGGTGTAGATATTGATCCTGTAATTATTGATTTAGCTAAAGAAGAATTCAGCTTAAAAACAGATCAAAATCTTAAGATAATTTGTCAAGATGCTGTTGATTTTTTAGATGAAACTCATTTGAATTTTGACCTCATCATCATAGATATTTTTATTGATACCGAAGTGCCAAACTTTGTTTTAGAAGAACATTTTTGGACAGCAATTTTAAAAACAGCTTCGGCAAAACACCAAATCATTTTTAATGCTGCTTTACATCAAAATAACGACCAGAAGTTAGCTAGCATTATTTCAATTTTAAATCAAAACAAGTACAAAACTGAAACTTTAAATAAATTAAATGGTACCAATACGTTATTAATTGCCCAACGTAACCATTTGTAA
- a CDS encoding DUF6265 family protein — MKQLAIIFYLFFISFTYAQNNTLKFTENSVSPEAKLSDVSWIAGHWKGEAFGGITEEIWSPPLGDSMMFSFKLVVDQKVVFYEIGGIKEVDNTLLFQLKHFGADFKGWEEKDETVDAKLVKIEGNRVYFDQFTFEKISDNEINIYVVIADEGDVDEVKFNYKK; from the coding sequence ATGAAACAACTTGCTATTATCTTTTATTTATTCTTTATTTCGTTTACCTACGCGCAGAACAACACATTAAAATTTACTGAAAACTCAGTGTCACCAGAAGCTAAATTAAGCGATGTGTCTTGGATTGCTGGTCACTGGAAAGGTGAAGCTTTTGGAGGCATTACAGAAGAAATTTGGAGTCCGCCATTAGGAGATTCTATGATGTTTTCTTTCAAATTAGTTGTAGATCAAAAAGTAGTTTTTTATGAAATAGGTGGCATTAAAGAAGTAGACAATACCTTACTTTTTCAACTAAAACATTTTGGAGCCGATTTTAAAGGTTGGGAAGAAAAAGACGAAACTGTTGATGCTAAATTGGTGAAAATTGAAGGTAATCGCGTGTATTTTGATCAATTTACTTTTGAAAAAATTAGCGATAACGAAATAAATATTTACGTCGTTATTGCAGATGAAGGTGACGTAGATGAAGTAAAATTTAATTACAAAAAATAA
- a CDS encoding GNAT family N-acetyltransferase, producing MTFNIETERLLLREMRDEDLDGLFTLDSNPNVHKYLGNRPIKTKAEAQTVIDSVKQQYKQRGIGRFTVIEKATGNFVGWSGLRLNTEYNMNGFTTYYDIGYRLIEDYWGKGYATESGKAAAKYAFEVLNLKRLYATTHIDNQASHNALLKIGLHYLNDFYFPPEKMTLRWYKINNPKL from the coding sequence ATGACCTTTAATATTGAAACCGAGCGTTTACTACTTCGCGAAATGCGTGACGAAGATCTTGATGGCTTATTTACTTTAGACAGTAATCCAAACGTACATAAATATTTAGGCAATAGACCAATAAAGACCAAAGCAGAAGCGCAAACCGTAATAGATAGTGTAAAACAACAATACAAACAACGTGGTATTGGCAGATTTACAGTCATAGAAAAAGCAACTGGCAACTTTGTAGGTTGGTCTGGTTTACGTCTTAACACCGAATATAATATGAATGGCTTCACAACATATTATGACATTGGCTACCGCCTAATTGAAGACTATTGGGGAAAAGGCTACGCTACCGAATCTGGTAAAGCTGCTGCAAAATACGCGTTTGAAGTTTTAAATTTAAAACGTCTTTATGCTACAACGCACATAGATAATCAAGCATCACACAATGCGTTATTAAAAATTGGTTTACACTATTTAAACGATTTTTATTTTCCGCCAGAAAAAATGACTTTACGTTGGTATAAAATTAATAATCCAAAACTATGA
- a CDS encoding OmpA family protein: MNRKLLFTLFTFITLSAFAQEDSKYWSVGFGVSAIDVYPVGENSPQGDYFDEYFNVNDHWNLGLYVDVSKNLTSKLALGARATYTQLSKWGETNTVDRIPVDNLDYIGLDGSLKYTFLDNTVISPVIGIGGGYTWIEEGPFNTFSNAQGTDNLVGAGTLNGSLGLVFNLSDNISLKAESTYKHAFKDYLTKHFQHSVGFVYHIKEKKIIEKPDSDGDGVTDDMDLCPNVAGLAEYAGCADTDGDGYPDTLDKCPNQKGTDNGCPVPVVVEEEEETVPVVTVAPKEISSAIYFDFDSSELNNNAKEVLDILSQEAKDRSEVNIQVDGYADSIGSDNYNKSLSQKRINSVMDYLVSKGVDKSLFTTNNYGEENPAATNNTKEGRALNRRAKLKVTLK; this comes from the coding sequence ATGAATAGAAAATTACTTTTTACACTGTTTACATTTATTACATTAAGCGCTTTTGCCCAAGAAGATTCAAAATATTGGTCTGTAGGTTTTGGTGTAAGTGCAATAGATGTTTATCCTGTTGGTGAAAATTCACCTCAAGGCGATTACTTTGACGAATATTTTAATGTAAATGACCATTGGAATTTAGGTCTATACGTTGATGTTTCTAAAAATTTAACTTCAAAATTAGCTTTAGGCGCTAGAGCGACTTATACCCAATTATCTAAATGGGGAGAAACAAATACTGTAGACAGAATACCTGTAGACAATTTAGATTACATTGGATTAGACGGATCTTTAAAATATACCTTTTTAGACAACACAGTTATTTCTCCTGTAATTGGAATTGGTGGTGGATATACTTGGATAGAAGAAGGTCCTTTTAATACGTTTTCTAATGCGCAAGGTACAGACAATCTTGTTGGTGCAGGTACATTAAACGGATCGTTAGGATTAGTGTTTAATTTATCTGATAATATTTCTCTAAAAGCAGAAAGTACTTATAAACATGCTTTTAAAGATTATCTTACAAAGCACTTCCAACACTCAGTTGGATTTGTTTACCATATTAAGGAAAAGAAAATTATTGAAAAACCAGACTCAGATGGAGATGGCGTAACAGATGATATGGATTTATGTCCAAATGTTGCTGGATTAGCAGAATATGCTGGTTGTGCAGATACAGATGGAGACGGTTATCCAGATACATTAGATAAATGTCCTAACCAAAAAGGTACAGATAACGGTTGTCCAGTTCCTGTAGTTGTAGAAGAGGAAGAGGAAACAGTTCCTGTTGTTACTGTTGCTCCTAAAGAAATTTCTAGTGCTATTTACTTTGATTTTGATAGTTCTGAATTAAATAATAATGCAAAAGAAGTTTTAGATATTTTAAGTCAAGAAGCTAAAGATAGAAGTGAAGTAAACATCCAAGTAGATGGTTATGCAGATAGTATAGGTTCTGATAATTACAACAAATCACTATCACAAAAAAGAATTAATAGTGTAATGGATTATTTAGTATCTAAAGGTGTAGATAAGTCTTTATTTACAACAAATAACTATGGAGAAGAAAATCCTGCTGCAACAAATAATACAAAAGAAGGAAGAGCTTTAAATAGAAGAGCTAAACTAAAAGTGACTTTAAAATAA